A genomic stretch from Fusibacter sp. A1 includes:
- a CDS encoding DJ-1/PfpI family protein codes for MDVILYISEAFNLMDMTVPYDLFRKMDEISVKVVGLTKGMVKSEDGISVQVPYGIEDIHHADLLWVCGGDLHSDLFEDQALHKWLKEMSQLSKMAVGVASGSYLLAKAGVLSDVKCTTHPKYHRKLKKLGIPAVKNEFCHDLRYMTTATHGYHYKLVYDCIKTLVDEKTAKEVMPWSGDGPERVFSASDYPEKWSRIKSRQKHFEKHLRKCLNDKIGKSKNNKVVASYLYEGARAIDFVSSFNILKHSCQTTIVSVGNTKGLVKVEGGGFAIKVDHALQEVKRAYMLLVPGGSRIKEQLSNTYLIHWLANICPTTFRILTIGEGEQIIGVSGVLTEFDPFVEEEMDLLGSKYMMVGSFAKSQDLLLKLLKENHQEVAKNVSFFGAYGKGMY; via the coding sequence ATGGACGTAATCCTATATATCAGTGAAGCATTCAATTTAATGGACATGACAGTGCCTTATGACCTGTTTAGAAAAATGGACGAGATCAGCGTTAAAGTCGTAGGACTTACAAAGGGCATGGTCAAGTCGGAAGATGGAATCAGCGTTCAGGTACCCTACGGGATAGAGGATATCCACCATGCGGACTTGTTATGGGTTTGCGGCGGGGATCTGCATTCGGATTTGTTTGAAGACCAAGCGCTCCACAAATGGCTAAAGGAGATGAGCCAGCTGTCGAAAATGGCGGTTGGCGTTGCAAGCGGATCCTATTTGCTGGCAAAGGCGGGCGTATTATCAGATGTGAAGTGCACCACACATCCCAAGTACCATAGAAAACTAAAAAAACTAGGTATACCGGCTGTGAAGAACGAGTTTTGCCATGACCTGCGCTACATGACCACAGCGACCCACGGGTATCACTATAAGCTGGTTTATGACTGCATAAAAACCCTTGTGGATGAAAAGACCGCCAAGGAGGTTATGCCCTGGAGCGGCGACGGACCTGAAAGGGTCTTCAGCGCTTCTGACTATCCAGAAAAGTGGTCGCGGATTAAAAGTAGGCAAAAGCACTTTGAGAAGCACTTACGCAAGTGCTTAAATGATAAGATCGGTAAGTCCAAAAACAATAAAGTGGTTGCAAGTTATCTGTATGAAGGCGCAAGGGCGATCGACTTCGTCTCCTCCTTTAATATCTTAAAGCACAGCTGCCAGACGACAATCGTCAGTGTAGGGAACACAAAGGGGCTTGTTAAAGTGGAAGGCGGTGGATTCGCCATTAAAGTCGATCATGCGCTTCAAGAGGTTAAAAGGGCGTATATGCTGCTTGTTCCGGGTGGAAGTCGGATCAAGGAACAGCTTTCCAACACGTATCTGATCCACTGGCTGGCCAATATCTGTCCAACCACCTTTAGAATTCTTACCATCGGCGAGGGAGAACAGATCATCGGGGTGTCCGGAGTTTTGACTGAGTTCGATCCATTTGTTGAAGAGGAAATGGATCTTTTAGGCAGCAAATACATGATGGTCGGATCTTTTGCAAAATCTCAGGATCTGCTGTTGAAATTATTGAAAGAGAACCATCAGGAAGTCGCCAAGAACGTCAGCTTCTTCGGAGCATACGGAAAGGGCATGTACTGA
- the ade gene encoding adenine deaminase: MERIQRMKRRALLARGDDKVEMVLKNCKVINVFNGRIINANIAIDQGKIIGIGDYEGETCVDLGGKYVAPGLIDAHMHMESTLVAPDQMARIIVPRGTTTVVADPHEIANVLGMEGVKYMIDAAEETPLNGFFMLPSCVPATAFENAGAVLQRKELETLVDHKMVLGLGEVMNYPGVIGGDDDLLDKMDMADRMTIDGHGPTITGKDLNAYVINGIRTEHECTTLDEMEERIGLGMYVAIREGSAAKNLEALIKGVNERTKHQCMFCTDDKHPEDILKDGHIDYNVRRAIELGLDPVTAIQMATINPSRCYNLRDIGAIAPGYDADLIVFDNFENFSIELVYKKGQLVADKGKALFTPKQIPIDGVNKTVKLHDVTPATFELQLSGDIVNVIRITPGSIVTEHVVRRVHVDEAGKFKAHRKIDVAKIAVLERHGKTGTIGIGLVENFNLRGGAIATTIAHDSHNIIVIGDSDEDMAMAVNQLKEIEGGIVVVSAGQVCGSLALPIAGLMSSQPMEDVSETLRLLREDAYNKLGVSRVLEPFMTLSFLALPVIPELKITDEGLFDVSSFKHIGIDVNES, from the coding sequence ATGGAACGTATTCAAAGAATGAAGCGGAGAGCGCTTTTGGCAAGAGGCGATGACAAGGTAGAAATGGTACTGAAAAATTGCAAGGTCATCAATGTATTCAACGGAAGGATCATTAATGCGAACATCGCGATCGATCAGGGCAAGATCATCGGGATAGGCGACTACGAGGGAGAGACATGCGTCGATCTGGGTGGGAAATATGTTGCGCCAGGTCTGATCGACGCGCACATGCACATGGAGTCCACACTGGTCGCCCCGGACCAGATGGCCAGGATCATCGTTCCAAGGGGAACCACGACCGTGGTGGCTGATCCGCACGAGATAGCGAACGTGCTTGGAATGGAGGGTGTGAAGTATATGATCGATGCGGCAGAGGAGACTCCGCTTAACGGCTTCTTCATGCTGCCGTCCTGTGTTCCCGCGACCGCTTTTGAAAACGCAGGGGCGGTACTTCAGCGAAAAGAGCTTGAGACCCTTGTCGACCATAAGATGGTGTTGGGGCTTGGTGAGGTGATGAACTATCCTGGAGTGATCGGTGGAGACGACGACCTGCTCGACAAGATGGACATGGCCGACCGCATGACGATTGACGGCCATGGTCCGACGATCACTGGCAAGGACCTGAACGCATACGTCATCAATGGCATAAGGACAGAGCATGAGTGCACGACCCTCGATGAGATGGAAGAGCGCATCGGCCTTGGAATGTATGTGGCAATCCGCGAAGGATCGGCTGCGAAAAACCTGGAAGCCCTGATCAAAGGAGTAAATGAAAGAACAAAGCATCAGTGCATGTTCTGCACAGACGACAAGCACCCCGAAGACATTTTAAAGGACGGGCATATCGACTACAATGTGCGCAGGGCTATCGAACTTGGACTGGATCCGGTGACGGCTATCCAGATGGCGACCATCAATCCGTCAAGATGCTACAACTTAAGGGATATCGGAGCGATCGCACCAGGATATGATGCCGACCTGATCGTCTTTGACAATTTCGAGAACTTTTCGATCGAACTCGTCTACAAAAAAGGGCAGCTTGTCGCTGACAAGGGTAAGGCGCTGTTTACTCCTAAGCAGATTCCGATCGACGGGGTAAACAAGACGGTCAAGCTTCATGACGTGACACCAGCAACCTTTGAGCTGCAGCTTTCGGGGGATATTGTCAATGTGATAAGGATCACCCCGGGATCGATCGTAACAGAACACGTGGTCAGAAGGGTTCATGTGGATGAGGCAGGCAAGTTCAAAGCGCATCGAAAGATCGATGTTGCAAAGATCGCCGTACTCGAAAGGCATGGAAAAACGGGGACGATCGGCATAGGTCTTGTTGAGAACTTCAATCTAAGGGGTGGTGCGATCGCGACGACGATTGCCCACGATTCGCACAATATCATCGTAATCGGTGATTCGGATGAAGATATGGCAATGGCTGTAAACCAGTTAAAAGAAATAGAGGGCGGTATCGTCGTGGTCTCAGCAGGTCAAGTCTGCGGATCCTTGGCGCTGCCGATAGCAGGTCTTATGTCCAGCCAACCCATGGAGGATGTTTCGGAGACGCTTAGACTGCTTAGGGAGGACGCCTACAACAAATTGGGTGTCTCAAGGGTGCTTGAACCCTTTATGACATTGAGTTTTCTTGCGCTACCGGTGATACCGGAGCTTAAAATCACAGACGAGGGGCTTTTTGATGTCTCATCCTTCAAGCATATCGGGATTGATGTGAACGAGTCATAG
- a CDS encoding GNAT family N-acetyltransferase — protein sequence MKIRAMKKEDKTFVAPLIRSAIEDLSELFTQSEAIDIIDSRLERLIEAQETRFSHVYGLVCEIDGKVAGAGLAYLAGEMRRLTFNSIAIIESEGITFDLQVKRDLLCSREANEDEFYIDNLAVYPDFQNRGIGGLLLDAFEQKAKAEGHDKLSILADLENPRARELYLRRGYEEDCIMKVLGHEYHHLVKYI from the coding sequence ATGAAGATAAGAGCCATGAAAAAAGAAGACAAGACCTTTGTCGCACCGCTGATTCGGTCGGCGATCGAGGATCTGTCGGAGCTTTTTACTCAAAGTGAAGCGATTGATATCATCGACAGCCGCCTTGAACGCCTGATCGAGGCTCAGGAAACAAGGTTCTCGCATGTTTACGGTCTTGTGTGCGAGATTGATGGAAAAGTGGCCGGAGCGGGACTTGCATACCTTGCTGGTGAGATGCGGAGGCTGACCTTCAACAGCATCGCCATCATCGAATCCGAAGGAATCACATTTGATCTACAGGTTAAAAGAGACCTTCTGTGCAGCCGCGAGGCGAACGAAGACGAGTTTTACATAGATAATCTTGCGGTTTATCCCGACTTTCAGAACAGAGGAATCGGAGGACTCCTATTGGACGCGTTTGAGCAGAAAGCTAAAGCTGAGGGCCATGATAAGCTGTCCATCCTTGCCGACCTTGAAAATCCTCGTGCAAGAGAGCTCTATCTCAGAAGAGGGTATGAAGAGGACTGCATCATGAAGGTGCTGGGGCACGAGTACCACCACCTGGTAAAATACATTTAA
- a CDS encoding nucleoside deaminase yields the protein MNKYMDEAVLEAMKGIGVRDGGPFGAVIVKDGEIIARGHNEVVSSHDPTAHAEIVVIRIASEKLGRFDLSDCELYTTCEPCPMCYSAIHWAKIKKFYYGATREDAAEIGFDDEYLYSVLSGKREDDTLDKEAMEREHCLEAFDIFKKDQERTMY from the coding sequence ATGAACAAATATATGGATGAAGCTGTTTTGGAAGCGATGAAAGGCATAGGCGTCAGGGACGGCGGTCCATTTGGAGCGGTAATCGTAAAGGATGGAGAGATCATCGCAAGAGGGCATAATGAAGTGGTGTCCTCACATGATCCTACTGCACATGCCGAAATTGTCGTCATCAGGATCGCATCTGAAAAACTGGGTAGATTCGATTTGTCGGACTGCGAGCTGTATACCACATGCGAACCCTGCCCCATGTGCTATAGCGCCATACACTGGGCCAAAATCAAGAAGTTCTATTATGGCGCGACCAGGGAGGATGCGGCAGAGATAGGTTTTGATGATGAGTACCTGTATTCGGTCTTATCTGGAAAGCGTGAAGACGACACGCTCGATAAGGAAGCGATGGAAAGGGAGCACTGTCTTGAAGCGTTCGATATCTTTAAAAAAGATCAGGAACGAACCATGTACTAG